The Tenebrio molitor chromosome 2, icTenMoli1.1, whole genome shotgun sequence DNA segment TCTCGTCGGAGGACGAATTTGTCTCCCCCGAGATGCATGAGCTGGATGCAAAATTCCATTTCCTTCGCGAATTCGACATCGCCAAGAAAACGAGTGGCAGCGTGATATTTTATACGCAAGCTGAGAATTACTTGTTGTGTGGTTGTATTGTGAAAAAAACGAAAGCAGATCCTTTTGATTTTGTTGCCTTGCAAAAGTGTCTTTATAGCATCCAGACTGAAAACAGGAAACACAAATTTTACTATGTAGCGTTTCAAGCTTTGGCTGATGAAGACCCATGCATCAACCACAAACTCGTCAATGTTATGAGGAATAGTTTTCGCAAGGTCGAAGTTTACGTGTGTTGTCCAGGGGAGTTGTATGATATTATGGCAAAAGACAGAACCACTGGCGGCGACAGTCCACGAACCAGTCTCGATAGAAGCCAAAATAGTTCTAAGAATGATAATTCATTTGACAATGAGCTGAGTTCTCCAAAAGCAAAAACCAAAACAGTTGAGGCAAATTATTCACGCGTAAGTAcaattaactttttaaatatttatacattAGTACTTTTCTATAGGAACTTATAATTGACGTgtttaaatcatttatttttaatttgtttatttcctGTTTGGAAGAATtcttaattaacaaaaataattattcagtGTGAGTTACAATTTTCAGCAAACTTGTGActtgtgtaaaaaattgtaaagggccttcaaataaatttgtatttagagcaacctatggaaattcaattatttgcaacatttttccagcgtagaaaatgacacaagaaatgtctgacattttaacgaaataaaattaggttagaaaatatttttaatttttgtagtacaTTCTCCCTATttcccctccacggaatatgacaatatgaaattgggaaaagcttactatgtaacctgtgtaactccggagaataattggttacctacaaaattactttacactgttaacagaattagaatgtcgcctacgcctactctaaatatatatttatttgaaggcccgatatttttaacattaataaggattataaatattaaattgtcTCTATTAATTCCATTGACACTAATTTCTATTCTTATTGTTAGACCGAaccaaaagaagaaattaaagagagcaaagaaaatatttcagtgtCGCAAGTAACAATGGAATCAAATTATGACTTTTGGTATGCAGtaagtatttatttaaatgtgttACGTTTAGTTTctttttattgattattttttaagggGAGTAACCAAGAAAGTGCTTTAGAAGATAAATTGGATTATCCAGCTTGGGACGAAGACACGCCCACACCACCCGCTAGTCAAATAGTTTACGAGGTGAGACagtttcaacaaaaacaaccCCACACTGctgataaaacaatttttgcagGCGGATGTTCAAACTCGACCCAAGATAAATATTACTGCGAATGAAAGTTCTGGATCAGACTTGGACAAAGAATTTGAAGCGTTTGAGAAGGAATTGAAATCTGGGAAAATAGAATGTTCGATGGTGAAAGAACAAGACACTCTCTCTAAAGTTTGTTTCGCTCGCGAAGACATGATGACTGAAGGCGGCGTTCCGTGGGGGTATGTCAGATTTTAAAAGAATGtaacttgtcaattttgtaatttatcgTTAGATCTGATATTGGTCCGCACCTCGGTAACCTCCTCAATCAGAGACAAACAGAAGGAGGCGTGGCTTTTATAAAAGAAGACACcaattttttgtattgtttggTCGTAAAAACACCGACCACGTCGTCCACGCGTCGGACTATATTTTCCGCAATTAAGCAACTGCGAGACCACGCTAGAAAAAATggcatgaaaattttattggttCCACAAGTGAAAGCGTTTAGTGAGTTGAAGATGAACGAGATGTTTCAGTATCTCTTTGGGAAACTTAACACACAAGTGATAATCACTCCTTTCTGGAATGTAAGCACCGCTGCTGTGCTTCTTTTACGTAGTcttattttctgtttttcagaGTTTCGATGAGTCatcattaaaaaagaaaaaccacAATAAAATCCAACATACAAAGGCAGGCATTCATCAGATGTCAAAGAAAAGTGTGATTATTTATTTGGCCTCCGTGGACGGATTTATTTCCGAGGGAATGACCAGTTTATcaaaaaagtttgaatttattgatgaattcagaaagaagaaaaaatctcTTGGCGATTGTATAAGATACACGGAGGATCAAGACTACGTACTTTATGGTTGTATTGTTAAAAGTACACATCATAGTCCCGTCGATTTTGTTGCGTTGCAAAAGTGTACACTTTCAGTAAATATGAACAACAAAATAGACAAATTACCGAGAGTTCGTGTTCAAGCTGTTAAAGACGACGACGAAagcattaattataaaattgctGCAGTGTTGTTGAACGGGTTGGAAAATGTTAGTATAAAAATGTGCTGGCCAGGTGCTTTAAAAGATAAAATGCCCTCAAAAAACGCGCACAACTGATTATCTTCATTTTAAAACtcagttttatattttactcATTAATCAAATCTAATTACGATTTTGTTCATTAATAAGTAGCATTTGATCATTTcagttaattattttacacCCCAATAATGTGTCAAACATATTATGTATGTAAtttcaaatagaaaaatattttgaataaacgtatttttatttcagtaaaaaagtttaaaaaatacctaATGAATTTTCGCCCATTAATCAATAACGCTACCGATATATCTTCAGAAGATTTTGAAAATGCCAAGTTAAatttatgataaaaaaaaaaatttgttacacagtctaggactggtttacaaatctatgaggggcatggtgaccaactcaatagaccgggaccaatggcttaacgtgacttccgaatcacgagacagaatatagcttttttttttcagaagaTTTTGAAAATGCCAAGTTAaatttatgattattattattgacttatgatatgatatttacgaccgttttacagtGGAGCATTTTCCAATGCGTCAAAgtatgattttgacgaccagttttttttgctcgcgacagtacagtgctatttgaaaaaaagaagctgatgttcatctgtcaaaaactggacgcaagatttttttttatttagttggtattgaagtgttttcaaaattatttcatttgatgtgcatttattcaaatcggataaaaaataagcaagatacagcgtcaaaggtttttcgttagtcactctgtatattaaCCGCAGGGGCGTAGCTACCGCCGTATCAGCCGTATCAATGATACAGGGCCCCCAAGCTACAGGGGCCCCGACGTATGTAAGCAAAATTTCGTCAAATGTTATCCACAACCTAAAATTCttattgataatttttgagaaaatgtatGAGTAAATTTATCAGAAACTGGCACGTAGTCTGTTTGCAACgtgttctaaaattttgagtaaaaATGTCAGGAAATCTGCGCAGAAACCACAAATTGGTACAAGCATCAGCTGATCTTTATGTTATGGCTTCACAATGTGAAATTGCTAAAGACCGGAATCCGGATCGAATAGAACGAATTCAAAGTTTCAAAGGCCGCGCATGCATTCTGGCTCAACTGTTTCAATTTGTGGCTTCTGTGCAAATTTtagcacatttttatttggatttagAACACGTACTGGTAAATTTCTGTAAaaatgtactatggcggacaaaaaattttgaacgatcaaattttggcatatcaaaaaatgtcaatgtaagctgccctttactgttattatgacgtttataaattaagtcgaaaaattgacagtttgaagtaaacgtctctcaagtttataataataatttagtgatACAATGCCTGCCGTATCTAAATTTACTAAAGCCAAAATAGTAACCCTTCATGTCGTATGGGcaaatttcgacgaatttACGGTTATCGAAGGGCACTATCCATGCCAAATGCGAAAATGGGAACACACTGGGACGGTGGTTCGACGTCTAGGTTCTGGAAGAAGGCGGGTGTCTTCCGTGGAACAGAACGCGGCACCCCCGAACTATCATCGAAATCTGTGCCTGCCCATGAGGAATAGATTGCTCTTGGTTGTACAATAAAATGGGGCAATGATCAAATATTGACTTCTTCAGTTTTagttgtaaagtttttttattttaaacttttaattttatgtttaataaatacatgttataatttgttagtattgtggattgatctgtactttgaattttttgatatttgcgtaccaaaatacaacctGTTGGGTCTTTCTGTCTTGACGTAAATAGAACTAAATTTGGTTTCATCTATGATGAAGACATTCCTGATTTTGTGTTGATGCTAAACCTCTAAGAACTAGATAGGTACGTATCTACATTCTACACCACTCGATAGCCTAGGGGCTGCAGCGACTTTCGCAATTTCGACGGCAAAGACGAAACGATTAAGATTCATCCACGTTCACCATTCGTGAGCCGACATAGGcacaccaaaatttttgtgttaatctaTGATTGACTGGTGACATGACAAAaaaggcaaaaataaaaaatgaggttagttgaccataaagccagttttacatttatatgtcaaaggaataacaagtcgttcaaatttttttgtccacCATAGTACTatcgaattcatgaaaaattagtacagcaaaattttgttggagTAAATTGGGCTacatgaaaatttcaaataaaaacgtcTGTCATTATGACAGTTTGAATAGCAATGCTCGATCCAACGTCAAACCTATTTAGGTTATCTACTTGCAGTGTTGCCAGATTGGGGGTTTTCCCCCCAAAAATGGGGTTTTTTTAGAGAGATGGGGTAAATTTTGGGGGGTATAAATGTTTGGGGGTTTTTTTGGGGgggacaataattttttgtggtaTTTGTGGGGGTGAGGAACATATTAtcaatataaaaacactatttaaaaaaaaatgttttcaaatttatttacatattattatgtatCTACGAGCAGAAAATGTAGCAATTTTAGAACTTTTTTCAGGAATACCCTAAATTCATAGGTAGGTGAACAGTCGAATGAAAAAcgttttggtcgtcaatgtctctaaaaaattatgtattcgTTTATGTcagaattttgtaatttacacTGTGTAATCAAGCCTTATTGtcatcaaaaaatcaaaaataatttaaacgtcAATTAGTATcctgcgttcatttaaatttatcctcaaagttagAGTTGAAGACGCactataacgggtgtttttttagatttggcgtcgaagtaggcattgaaatgtcgattgtgaacgcactatacaggttacggatcacggatcagctgtttaaatcttacgtttttacacgagtgaaGTGATGcgatcacaatcgactcttcaacgccaactttgaggataaatttaaatgaacggaCGATAGCATCATGGGCCTGACATCGCGCCAATGTCACAATTAACGTcaaagtttgtcaaaaaacgaCATTGACgactaaaatattttgcatttgACTATTGTAGATTTCCAAAACTGCATTCCGGTTACTACCATCaatcttttacatttttgggacTTCTGTGCGTGCCTGAAGGGGTATATTCGTTTTTTCCTGCGTTAAGtatataccgagtgactataaatgattgaaaattattttggtatgttggtaacacatttgaaatctttagttggcaacatcgttgccatgacacacgtaatttttaaaattgaaacaaacgtcaaaaaaatctaaatcgacaatgtacttcgtgacttaacctaacctaaatagaaatgattgacagatgatgcacgagaagacttgcattaccaactgcatcagtgttgccaatccactactttccttcaatcatttatagtcactcggtataatctattcattttgattgtgaccactccgtagtaacttttcagttgctaggttattgatagggaattttagataacactaaatccagtcgcagttggcaactctcggaggcaccattttgacagaaacgtcacgctcacagaagacagaacggaaaacgacttgcgcaaacgtttttcgacgtacactgtgcgcatatctataaaattgagttttggtacaacattttagaattcaaaaagacAATGCCAagtcgtcttctcaaagttgggaccaaacggttaatattgacttatttcgagacatttattgaagccaacgggaaaacaactcacaaagacgaacatcaccaataaagttaactctatttgtgcttttttgttgtacattttggctagtgagtgttgtagtttgataccttctgccttttcatcccctgtaaatcattttttcgaactttctgtctgattatctgatttttatctgaaaatatttgtattaattaatgctaattgaaagttctgatTACCTTTATACCAGGCATTTTAcgcgtttgtcttactgccaaattaccatttccttcgttcttcattaatatcgagaattgcatgaggtgatttcgaagtttttacgttaaataatctgtacctggatataacttcacttttcaacagacgtgatcacagaatcagacagacgtttttagtttctcctacttcaaatattgatttccgttattaatattgataaatacattaaaatcattgctttactaccatggtcaagttttgacaattctgacattttcacatcatgtactattgcgggcaaaaaaagtgggacatcaaatttctgtcagttttgaaaaattcgatgtagttcaagctttattgtcatttttttgacactattccagctgacagtttaaaaatttattttatactactattttccttttccaaatgccctcttcttttgataaaggtagattttgattggaactttgcattaaataaatattcattgcgtgcttacttacaatcattccctacaacctacaatacttaatgacaacgtcagtcaattcaaagtagggttaaaatcaggtaagggttatttcacatttaaagtcaagacaatgacgttgatgtcccactttttttgcccgcaatagtacacacaccacacaaatatttagtgtaaaacgtatgcagcacacagctaaacagcgcctactatgtttttcgttgtggtcacaatcaaagtgaatagataatatatttgatttttttttgttttttcaaaagttgatgagtataattaataaatgttttgtttattttaaattttgggggtttttctgcaaaataccATTATTTTTGGGGGATTTCGTGCTTCCAGTTGggggattttaaaaatatcatctGGCAACACTGTCTACTTGACATGTTAGACATTAGTAACCAGTTAACATAAAGCACGTAGAAACGTTACactacaacatttttgaaaagttgacaTAACTACGACGTTTTGCTGTCCTAGCTTTTCACGAATTCAATGgcatcgggtgtttttttttaatttcacctcgtagtaggtgttgaagagtcaatgtgaacgcaccactcgtataaaacgtcagatttaaacagctgatcggtgatccgtaacccgtatagtgcattcacaatcgactcttaaatgcctactatgaggtgaaattaaaaaaaaacacccgatacatactacttaggcccggttgtacagtgcgcccagaaatgtggtagcaacttttacacaaagtgtcacaagatggcactttcgaaaagccaaatttgttcaatcttgcaacattcaatttttgaattttttcaaaagaatatgttaaggaggttttccgaacaatttttacccctcatttgtgcactaaaatttgtcgagatgttgctcgaagggttcagttatgcattgagcataatggtggtctatttgaacattttcaataaaatttaaatttaaatgttttacgtttgacaattcttgacatttatttatctcaatttagatagcggcgttgccatgcataaaaaaggtctctgtaaaaaagtgtcatcttgcgggaccaatcgaaaaacttgctaccacatttctgggcgctctgtataaagcgatgtaagttcttgttaaagttaacataatgtcaagcgatctgattgggggatatttaaaattggatttgaatcagccaatcaaatgggcgggtttccgacttgacgcgttgttagctgacacgatgttaactaagctttatacaaccggcccttaataaatttatttggttATTTTGTGTATGACACGGTGttctaaattttctcaaaaatgtaccagtaaattttctgtgaaatttagtaCTGTGTCACACTATACTTAGCTCTAAATATACTTATTTTGTTAATGCaagtgtttttgtttattttgtaaaaaaatgcattaccCTCCTTAGGGATTCGCCCTAGTCGGGTAAAAAGGGCCCCCCCAACAAATTTTGATACAGGGCCCATTTGGGACTATATAGCTACGCCACTGATTAACCGGTTTAACAAAGACCGTCGTTGTCTCTTTGGATCTAGACGACCATGAAGTAAAACAACCTAATTCTTCTACTGTCCTATAGGTGGCGCGGTGTTTTGTGTGTAATTAAAGTCCCTAGATATATATGTAGGGActttatgtttaatgtttaataaattgacatttgacgTCATTTTGTGTGCTGTGCTTGTCAATTTCGAAGGGAGAAAAGTTTATTCATCGTGTatttcaactttgtttttactttgcaacaaatatttatattgaTTATATCAAAcagagaaaaaaaacaaagaataaaGTTAGACCCGCATACTTCAAAATGGCACATTACAAAGGAGCCGCGAGTGAAGCTGGCCGAGCAATGCAGCTGATGAAGAAACGAGAAAAGGAAATGCAGGACCTGGAATTGCGTAAAAAGCGAATAGAAGAAGACTTGAAATTGAACAATATAGAAAATAAGTTTGCTACACATTATGATGCTGTGGAGCAACAATTAAAGGTAGTAATGACTGTTGCTCTTCGGCACTCAGTTTCTGTTAAATAAAACACTTGTAGAGCTCGACAATAGGTTTGGTTACTCTCGATGAAATGAAAGCAAAACAAGAAAACATTGTCAAAGAGCGCGAAAAGAAACTGGCACAGAAGCAAGCTGAAAAGGAACGTGAAAAACAACGTCAACTTGAAGCCAAACTTgctgaaaaaaataaacaaaagaaacagGTATGTTCAGACATTGCTTTTGTTTTGACACAGATAAAAAGTAAAGTGGGGCAGTTGCAATTTTAGATTCAAGCACTTTCGTTTAATTTGTATGAAGATGAAGAGCAGGCCGATGAAGAGAGCGACGTGAAGTCGTGGAAGAGAGAAAGTGAAGAAATATCTGTGACAACcaagaaaataaagaaagacCCAAACGTGGACACGAGTTTTCTTCCAGacagagaaagagaagaggaGGAAAACAGATTGAGAGAAGAGTTAAGGCAACAGTGGGCTGAACAACAACAGAAATTAAAAGAAGAGGAAATTGACATCAC contains these protein-coding regions:
- the LOC138123364 gene encoding uncharacterized protein; translation: MDKNKKKSQSKLSDEKKPAKKPNATGTTESQKYIRPSESYHSYEDRQHDDVRSRGPKTHKKCNKNHDEGPGSRDFTSYNRQSDSRDQKFTGYGKTNDPDDGRREKKRFNLSENESNRRDARDTNFRRNDRQSFARSQEDDEFVLYNNEFKRNKGYVEYVKTQEITSDLFEMPEEYSLAHCVAEDMNMGGGISARFKGEFKRVRELLNQKERPGGLAILMHKDRFIYYLVTKRLSSDKPTYSTLFSSLKKLRGHVTVNGVKKLAMPRIGCGLDRLQWEEVKFMIEFVFAKVEVEIVVCNLEPTEESPQQRYKNCGVTYEKYPIQDIEDETIIVYFSSEDEFVSPEMHELDAKFHFLREFDIAKKTSGSVIFYTQAENYLLCGCIVKKTKADPFDFVALQKCLYSIQTENRKHKFYYVAFQALADEDPCINHKLVNVMRNSFRKVEVYVCCPGELYDIMAKDRTTGGDSPRTSLDRSQNSSKNDNSFDNELSSPKAKTKTVEANYSRTEPKEEIKESKENISVSQVTMESNYDFWYAGSNQESALEDKLDYPAWDEDTPTPPASQIVYEADVQTRPKINITANESSGSDLDKEFEAFEKELKSGKIECSMVKEQDTLSKVCFAREDMMTEGGVPWGSDIGPHLGNLLNQRQTEGGVAFIKEDTNFLYCLVVKTPTTSSTRRTIFSAIKQLRDHARKNGMKILLVPQVKAFSELKMNEMFQYLFGKLNTQVIITPFWNSFDESSLKKKNHNKIQHTKAGIHQMSKKSVIIYLASVDGFISEGMTSLSKKFEFIDEFRKKKKSLGDCIRYTEDQDYVLYGCIVKSTHHSPVDFVALQKCTLSVNMNNKIDKLPRVRVQAVKDDDESINYKIAAVLLNGLENVSIKMCWPGALKDKMPSKNAHN
- the LOC138123570 gene encoding protein FAM50 homolog — its product is MAHYKGAASEAGRAMQLMKKREKEMQDLELRKKRIEEDLKLNNIENKFATHYDAVEQQLKSSTIGLVTLDEMKAKQENIVKEREKKLAQKQAEKEREKQRQLEAKLAEKNKQKKQIQALSFNLYEDEEQADEESDVKSWKRESEEISVTTKKIKKDPNVDTSFLPDREREEEENRLREELRQQWAEQQQKLKEEEIDITFSYWDGSGHRRTVRVKKGNSIYHFLQKVLELLRREFSELKTVMADQLMYVKEDLILPHHYTFYDFIVTKARGKSGPLFQFDVHDDVRLVSDASIEKEESHAGKVLLRSWYERNKHIFPASRWEPYDPTKTYDKYTVSDKNKKL